The Theobroma cacao cultivar B97-61/B2 chromosome 1, Criollo_cocoa_genome_V2, whole genome shotgun sequence genome contains the following window.
ATAAAATGGAAGCACATGCTgcacaattaaaaaattagtatTCTTGTTAttgctatatatataaaagctTCTTTAGCATACATATTTTCAGGAAAAAGGTTGTCAGTTATCTAAAATCGTGTATTAAGGTATAATTAGTAGTTGAAATAGAAGTAGAAATTGAAGGATCTCACTAACTGGTGCAAGGCCTTTAATAATTTCATCTGTGTTTTGTTCAGGCTGTGATTCTTGCAGTAAAAGCAAATGGTCGATCATACTAGTTCCACTTTCTAAACCTCCTTTACACCTTCTACGCTCATCGACCAACCCTGAAAGAAAACGTCTACTTTTCTACCGAGCGCCATGACCTTCTTTACTTAACCTTGCCTGtcaaaatacttgaaaatggGCAAGAAATCCCCTGGATATGTTGCCCTTCCATCTGCAAACATTTCTCCTACAAGTTCTCGAAACTGCCTTGCTTCTTCGATTCCAACCACGTCTTCACCATAATACCGTTTCCCTGCAATCATTCTCGTTACAATATTAAACGTGAGGCCTGAAATCAATGGTCCTAACTCTACCTTGGTGAACTTATGGGCTGAAATACTATGCAATTTGCGTAGTAAAATCTTGATTTCATCCATTAGAACGCCTGCCAACATGTTTAAGCGTTTAGAAGAAAACACTTCAACCGTGGTTACACAGCGAAGGTTTCGCCAATGATCACCGTAGGAGGATGATACAGGCGTGGTGTAATTGTAGCCTAGGTACTTGTTTAAGGTAAAGGGATGGCGGTTCGCCAAAACAATTAATGTCGTTCTTTGAAAAGCATTCCTCAACAGCCGAAGAGGATGATACGACAACTGCTAGTTGTGAACCAAACTTTAGAGAGAAGATTGGACCGTATGTTTGTGAGAGACTGTGGAGTGTTCGATGGAGGGGTTGCTTTAGAAGATGGAGATGACCGAGAAATGGAAGTGCGAACGGGCTTGGGGGGAGATTCTTGGAGTTGGTTAAGAAAAGCTTGAAAGCCAATAGGAGGAAAAGAATGAACAGAGATGCATATATATAGCTGCAGGGCTTCTTCCATGTCTGGACATTTGCTTTCTTTTCAGTTCTGTTGCTGTACTTAAACTGAAAGCATTCTTCTGTATGCTCGGATTTCCACATTCTGGCGGATTTTCATTCCTATTCTATCATTGTATTGCGTTAGAATCTTTATTTATTCCCGGTCGTCGGGCTTATGTTGACTTACGGGCTACTATGATCCACGAAACGGGCTGATTGAATTAGGATGAGCTGAAACTAGTTTCcccaaaaaattaaagcaattgAAGGTATAGGCAAACACGTGTACTTATTTTGGTTGGAGACACCTACGTCTGCTTTACTCACAATCTCACATGGCTGCTTGTACCGAGCCAAGTGGATACAGGTAGACCCAAAATTCAAAGACAATAATGAAATCAtgctttaattatttattattgagaaaattacgatgaataactttttttgagaaatatattttaaaaataattatcaaaataaatttaattattttagtcatatttaattataatttgataaaaatatttttaaaaatattttaaataaattaaatcattcatcataatttttctccatttgtgttttcgatttctctctctcacctttcaattctctttaattttatcgatttttcTCTTTGACATTCATCTGCTATATTCTGATTTCTTTCTCCCGcgttttagatatctctttCCTGTGCTTTCAAGATACCAAGCGATGGTTTTGATGTGCTTAGATGAATGactgtttgaaaattttgatttttaggtattttagataaaactaaattgataaaattgataataaatgtttgaaataatttttaattagatCAATTCAAGACCTAGataccaataaactcaaaattttgaaatttaaaaatctagatttttaaaagaattttttttttcgattTTTAGTCGAAATAGGTATTTTGGATAAGAAAATTTAcgttttgatttattaaaacatgttagaaacactttaatcagtaccaaattatcaaaaaaataaaaagaaatgaagagagttGAGAAGATTTGCAGTTTTGGTTTGTAAGTAATAACAACATTTTAAGTGTTAAAAGtgtaacaaaatattttttggatATGGCGTgtaataacaatattttttttcaatatggcaTTTAACAATTTAACTATGgagtgtcacatgtttttgtatatagCGTATAACAACTTAATTATGGgatgtcacatatttttgtacatgacgtgtaacaacctaactatgacgtgtcacatgtttttgtatatgacgtgtaacatatttctgtacatgacgtgtaacaacctaatcaTGGTGTGTCACGTATTTTtatacatgacgtgtaacatatttttgtacatgatgTGTAACAACATAATCATAGTGTGTTACGTATTTTTATACATTacgtgtaacatgtttttgtacatgataTTTAACAACCTAATCATAGCATGTAATAACCTAACCATAACttgtaacatatttttatacatagTATGTAATATTATGacatgtaattttattaagagtaattttgtttaatttgattaaaaatagttaaaattataaaaaaatttattttttaaaacatctTATCTATAaggattattttttaaaatatatattttttattttttaggtcAATGTACCACGCATAAATATATTAGATGAAAATTAAGATCTAACTGCTTCAggaaatttattatttgtatggCTATTCCACGCGTGaatacaaaatcaaaattaagagTACTAGCAGCTTGCCCTCGTTTTACACCAAGTCAGTTGAATAAACCaagtaataagaaaaaaataataattagtatGGTATCCCAACCCAATCAACTAGTCATATACCAAGTTAGGTTAAGAATTCTCATGGAAGGGAAAATAATTCTTCTGTCAGTCTTAAATTCGGATGTTGTTACAAATGCACGTTctataaataaatcatttctcAAACTTAAGCACATTACAAACTAAATTTTATGGCTAATGACAATAATTTCTTCTGATAAGTCTACAATCCAGCCGTATGGCATTATGAACAACATgttattaaataaaagaagtaaaattaataatcCTAAACAACTTTAGAATATAGAAAGCACCTTATCTGCGATATGACTTGCTTTGCACAGGGCTTCCAATGGTTCGACTTTAGGCATGGTGAGCCCTCGCCCTTCGGTCATGTCAATTTTCTTCTCACTCACCCTTTTCCAGTCAAAACATTGAATCAATGACCCCAATGTCAAGCCCAACACATGATGGGCTAGCCCCATTCCAGGGCAAGCTCTTCTTCCTAACCCAAACGGCATTAGCCTATAAGTCTGATCACTTGTCTCCTTGCTTTCAAACCTCTCCTATAAGTCTGATCACTTGTCTCCTTGCTTTCAAACCTCTCCGGCTTAAAAGTAGTTGGATCCTCCCATAATATAGGGTCTCTTTGAATAGTCCAAGCATTCACCAACAAGATGGCTTCCTTGGGTATTTCATATCCTCCGATACTGCAATTATCTGATGCCAAATGTGGAACTAAGAGTGGAGCTGCTGGGCATAACCGAAAAGTCTCGgaaattatgttttgtaaGTAAGGTAATCTTGAGAGATCAGCTTCTTCTACCAGTCGGTCTTCACCAACATTTTGGGCTAGTTCAACTCTTACTTTTTCTAACACGTGAGGATAGTTGAGCAGATTAGACATTGCCCATTCCAATGTCACTGCTGTTGTATCAGTTCCTGCGTTTAGTATGACCTGCAAAAATATAGAAATCCcagcattaaaaaaattgtaatataAGCTAAcagtaataatttattaacaaaaatattttaaaatgtttgttgatatccaaaaattgaaagattaaTAAGTTTGGATTTAAGTAACAAgtatttttgatgatttaagtaaaaagaaaatattaatggcatctttcttataaagtatatatccatataaacaaaaaaacaataatCATAAATGCATTAGTTAATTGAAGTCGAAATTCTATCATCACTATATATAACTTTTACTTGATAGTTATTATGTGAACTTTTAATTACTTAATGATGACGGAAAGATTGtattaaacacaaaaataaaatacaaactCAGCTTtgtcaaataataataaataatgataattattccatagaaagaaaacaaaagagaaaggCAAATTAAGCCTAAAAAGtagaaaggaaaccaaaaaaggaaaaagagaacgGAGAAATCAGAATGGGATTATCTTATGTTGCCACCAAACCTCactttaacattttttatatatatttatgcataAAAGCAGTTGATGCCGCTTTGGAAATGGCTAAGAAAGcaacttttttttgttaattaataataaaattattgcgTTTGTACGATTATTACAAATATATTTTGCAATAAAATAGAAACTCATAAGTTTGCATTTAATCATGCATATGAATggaaatttaaacataaaacatCCTAAATTGTCAATTTAGTGTCAAAAGTATATTTACTTAAATAAACTAGTACTacttttatttgtattattaCCTTATTCATTAAAAGTAGGGTTTAATTTCATGAACAGATTTATAATTAATCACATGccaatttaatttgaatatattaatttcataattcaATTGATTTATTCATTTAGAATTAAATATGGACACCAAATCAAACACtaacaattataaaatttttgtaattaatatattgttATTGGGTAGGTTTACCATTCCtgtttcaaaatcatttatgaCGTTAATCCTTTATCCAGAGGTTTGCAATTTACGAGAAGAACCAAAATATTGCAGGGAATTAGTAATAAAATCATGTAAATATttaagaatttgaattttttttaaagaaaaaggaacaaCTGATCGAGCAAGGATCGATGTAACTGACCTGTACGAGTCCTTTGATGATTTCATCTGTATAATAATCAGGCTGTGATTCTTGCAAAGAGAGCAAATGGGTGATcatagtattttttattttcaaatcacCTTTGTTTCTTCTATGCTCATCGATCGTACCTTGCATTAGTTCATCTGCTTCATTACCAAGTCTCGTTATTCTCCTGATGTATCCATTGTAATCAACCAGCTGCAATATAGGCAGGAAATCTCCTGGATATGATGACACTGCCAATTCAAAACGCTCCTTAATAATCTCCCGGAACCGCCTCCCTTCTTCGTAATTCCCACTGACATCATCGCCAAAATATCGCTTCCCTGCAATCATTCTCATGACTACATTAAACGTCAGCTCCGAGAACATCGATTTCAACTCTACCTTGGCGAAACCATTGGCTGAAACCTGGCACAATCTGCGCAATAAACGATTGACTTCATCTGTTCGAATGTCTAACGACATGTTCAAACGATTCGATGAGAAGATTTCGATAGTGGCTAGGCGACGAAGGTTGCGCCAGTGATCACCATACGGAGCCAATCCAAGAGTGGTGTAGTTGTAACCAACGTACTTGGCCATGACGAAACGAGGACGGTTCGCTAAGACGATGTCGTTTTTTGTGAAACATTCTTGGACGGCCGAGGGTGATGACACAACAACCAGGAGGCGGGAGCCAACCCTGAGGGAGAAGATTGGGCCATATTTCTGTGACAGGTTGGAGAGTGTTCGATGGAGGAGTTCTTTGAGAAGATGGAGATGACCAAGAACTGGAAGAGCAAAAGGACTCGGCGGGAGACTTCTGTGTCTTGATCTTGTTAACTAGCTCGCGAGGAGGAGAAAAAGAGCTGAAAGCAATGAGTAGATCAAGATTTGATCCATGCTCAAGATAAGATAAGATTTGCAGAAGCAGTGCGCTTGTGTTATTACTATAAAGGACTTAGCAGCGGCAAAGCATATCTTTTCCGAATGCAAATCTTCTGCCCCGCATTGGTGTCCCATTCCCTGCCCCTCCTATAAAATTATGCCATCTGTCCAATGAACGGAAGTTTTTAACGGCACgttaactcttttttttttttttttatctttccatGATATTTTCAACCATTACTTTCCAATCTTGGAAACCTCAGCCATCTTAGGGATTTTTTGATTGTTCTTAGCTTTACTCTTCTTCATGAACAAGTCGTCATCAGTTAAAAACTCAAGTGGTATTTATCCTCTTTATCATTCTCTGTTTTAGCAAAACCCAAAATAAACTTCATTGGAGAACTTAGATCCGAAAAGAACACAAAAGCCATCTTTGAGATTCTTTGCAGAAGAAGGGATCCAGTGGACAACTAACTTACCAATGGCCTCTGATTAGCTTGGTTTGTGATATGTTGGTGTGTATTGATGGCATGATATTATATTTTGGCTGCTATGTTGTAACCCGATGTGGTTATGTCTCAAGATAGTGTCAATATTCTGATTTATGCAGTGCTTTGAGGATGGCAGGGCGTGAAGGCGAATCTGATTCTATTTCATGCTAAAGGAATGGAGGATGGTCTTTCTACTCATTGTGTTTCTCTTGAAGATTCTGTGTTTTTGACTCTTTTGCTGTACAGGGATATTATGTCTGTGGGATGATTTTTGGGTGGGGTTTAAGCTTATGACTGAATATGTCGAGCGTCTAGCAGAGTCTTTGTTTTCATCCCAAATGtgaccaaatttttttattttgatattctATACGCAAATTCAAGTAATGAAATTCTAGCTTATGATTATGTGGCTTGTACTTGCATCAGTGTGGTTCTCTCTATGTCAAATATTGTGACCAGTGGAGTTGCTTGAGACCCAGATATGAAGAGGATGATCAAGTGCggctctttcttttctttttccccaaGTTTTAAGCTTTGTGCTATTCCACCATTACATTAATCTTTTCTGTAAAACAACtatttcattgattttgtCAAATCTGAACCCAATAACATTGTTAGAGCACAGAACATCCATAAAAATGTGGTCAATCCTGTCAAAAAAATGACACTGTATGTACTTTCTCTCAATaattgtttttcaaaaaacaaaattttggaattcTTGAGATTGTTCTTAGCTTTCTTTTTGTCCATGCACAAGTGGTCTAATCCAAAACAATCTTCGAGATTCTTGAGATTGTTCTTAGCTTGACTCTTGTTCATGAACACGTCATCCTCGGTTAAGAACCCAGGCGAAAACTAAAACTTGCTGTTGTCTGTAGCCTCCACCACGATTGAAGAAGAAGTAAAGAGCAAAAGCTGGAGAGTAACGATTGAAAacattggaaaagaaaataaaaagggtgTTAACGTGCCGTTAATAAACTTGGACAGATGgcataattttataaagatGGCAGGAAATGGGGCACCAACTCGGGGCAGAAGATTTGCGTTCATCTTTTCCAAGAAAATGACACTCTGGTCAGGCCAAAATtggatatttttaaattttcagtggtgacattaaatttaaaacataaaatcacggcaaagagaaaaaaaaaggaaatagcAAAGTTTACTTGAAATTATGTTATTTAATACGAAGTATACGGAAATTACGTTATTTAATATGAAGTATACGATTTTCTGTTTCCtttgtatttatattattaGCAAATGAACATGACATTAAAAAAGTTATTGAACCCATAGTGAcctataataaattataatttagacaaaatttatattcatttctaattagataaaatttgTACATAACACATGCaataattaaatgatattCATTTGTTGAGatatattttcaacataattaacttaatcaattatatttattgagatgtttaatatataaaattaatcaaaaatgatttgaaatgatgttttatttatttaatcaaggctttcttttttttattcgtTTGTGCTTTTACTGGATGCCTTTGGCCGATATCACTTCTAGTATACTGTCGTTAAAACCATAGGATCTTTGTGTTTTTCCATGCTGCTATTCAGATTCttcttgcttgatttgtaTACtccattaattttttcttgtcaataaATTAATGTTTAATGTTTGGACAAGAGAAAAGATGACATATTGATCAGTCTAAGAAAAATACTAAAAGGACAATatgaagaatgaaaaaaaaaaaaaagaaaatggaagaagGATGCAGGTCGGATCTGAACGATTTAAAATTGACCAAGTAAAGCCCAAAACAACGTTGGACCATCCGATTTGGGCTAAGCCCACTTAAAGTATACGTGCTaatctatttttgttttgtctatttaattttaatttatttccgtatttaaatttataaaattatttaaaaataataataaaatgataaaattagaattcttatttgaatgaattgaataattaaaagtaGAAGCACTTAAAAAATCTcttaaaatggaatttttaagaaagttgTAAGTGacaattcttttaaaattttcttaagtGCAAATAATTATAGGTCCTACTAAAATTGTTGTAGGGAATGGTtattttcacaagatagattaattttaagtaattatataataaaatctaagaaaaatatgacaaaatataaaaataataaaaataacttactaaattaaatgataaaaatcacgaaataaaaagtat
Protein-coding sequences here:
- the LOC18611217 gene encoding cytochrome P450 81E8, giving the protein MAKYVGYNYTTLGLAPYGDHWRNLRRLATIEIFSSNRLNMSLDIRTDEVNRLLRRLCQVSANGFAKVELKSMFSELTFNVVMRMIAGKRYFGDDVSGNYEEGRRFREIIKERFELAVSSYPGDFLPILQLVDYNGYIRRITRLGNEADELMQGTIDEHRRNKGDLKIKNTMITHLLSLQESQPDYYTDEIIKGLVQVILNAGTDTTAVTLEWAMSNLLNYPHVLEKVRVELAQNVGEDRLVEEADLSRLPYLQNIISETFRLCPAAPLLVPHLASDNCSIGGYEIPKEAILLVNAWTIQRDPILWEDPTTFKPERFESKETSDQTYRLMPFGLGRRACPGMGLAHHVLGLTLGSLIQCFDWKRVSEKKIDMTEGRGLTMPKVEPLEALCKASHIADKVLSIF